Part of the Cardiobacteriaceae bacterium TAE3-ERU3 genome, CACATTCATGCTGCCAAACAGCAGAATGACGACTACAAATGCCAGCCACGGATCAATGCGCCAAAACCGTTGCCACCAATGCTCACGTGGATGGACATCATGTGCGAGCATTATTGCTCCCGTGAAGATAGTGATCAATGACTTGCGCCACCAGCGGTGCCGCAACGGAACTACCACCACCACCGCGCTCGACAACCATACTCACTGCAATCCGCGGCTTATCTACTGGTGCGAAAGCAATAAACATGGCGTTATCCTGATGTTCGTCAGCGAGATCTTTCGACAAGATACGACGGTTATCCTGAAACGAAATAACCTGTACCGTACCCGACTTGCCAGCCATGGTGAAATCCAATCCTTGCCCGACCCGGCGTGCCGTACCATAGCGGCTATTCATCACGCTGACCATCGCGTGCTTTGCTGCACGCCATGCAGCCGCATCATAAACCGGAATTTGCTGCCCTGGGATAGTCGGTGGTGCACGAAAAGATGCTACCTGTGGGTCATAGTACTGCTGCAGCAAATGCGGGGTATAGACAATACCGTCGTTAGCAACAATGCACGTCATCTGTGCGAGCTGTAGCGGCGTCGTGGTCAGAAAACCCTGACCAATACTGATATTGATCGTATCGCCGATATACCACTGACTGCCGTGCTGCTTCAGCTTCCATGCCCTACTAGGCAAAATGCCACTACTCTCATCAGGTAGATCCACACCTGTTTTCTCACCAAGGGAAAAGTGCTGCGCGTAGTCGTGAATACGATCTACGCCAAGTTTGTAACCCAGCGAGTAGAAATAGATATCACACGATTCAGCGATCGCGTGCTCCATATCAAGACTGCCGTGACCACTGCGCTGCCAGCAGTGAAAGCGGCGTTTTGTCGAGCTATCTGGAATACGGTAATAACCCGGACAGTTCACTCGCGACTGCTGCGAGTATAGACCGTAGTGCAAACCAGCCATTGCCATCATCGGCTTTATCACCGACCCGGGTGCATAGCGCCCTTTCACTGCACGGTGATACAGTGGGCTGTGTTCGTGATTGAGCAAGCGGTTATATTGGCGCTGAGTGATGCCACGAACAAACAGATTCGCATCGAAAGACGGCCGCGACACCATGGCCAATACTTCACCATTATTGGGATCAAGTGCAACACATGCACCGCGATGATCCCCCATCACATCACTGATGCGCTGCTGTAAATCCACATCCAGCGTCAGATAAATATCCTGACCACGAACCGCTGGCTTTTCACTGAGTAAGCGCACAAGATTGCCGCTGACATCGGCCTCAAGCTGGCGAAAACCAGGTTTTCCGCGCAGCGCTTCTTCATATTGTCGTTCAATCCCGGCACGCCCCATAGAATCCAGCCCGTGGTAGTCATCAGGGTTAAGCGTTTCAAGGTCTTTTTGGTTAATACGGTTGGTATAGCCAAGCACATGCGACAACAAGCTACCATAAGGATAATAGCGCTCATGAGTCGGTTCGATTGCCACGCCGGGAAAACGATACAACACCGCGGCCAGCCGGTAATGCTCGGCTTCATTAACCGAACCTTTCAGTACTACAAACTCATAGCGCCGACTACGCTTATAGCGGGTTCGAAAATCCGCTATTTCTTCTTCACTCAGCGGCAAAATACCACCGAGCTCGGTAATCAGCGCATCGAGATCATCAACCTGCCAAGGATTGACCACCACTTGATGGCGCAGGATATTTTCCGTCAATGCGCGCCCATGGCGATCATAAATCGTACCACGCTCAGGCACTAATGGCTTGATCCGAACCCGATTACTCTGCGAGCGGGTGCGGTAGTGCTCATGGCGATCAACTTGCAAATAAAACAAGCGGCCAAAAAGTCCGACCACTCCGGCAATCGTGATGCCAGCGAGCAACATCGCACGCCGAGCAAAGCTGCGCTGCAAATGTTCGCCGTGATCGGCATCCTGATTTCTGAGTGGATCGTCAGACCAGTCAGACTTGTTCATCACGAACCTCAGGTGGTGTTACCAGCGCCACCAGCCATAAAACCACCGGCCAGCAAACAACTTCACCAAGCACCGTCAGCCACCACCCACTGGCAGCTGGTTCACCGGTTAAAATATAAGTCATCAACCACTTAAACAATACAACGCCAGCCGCAATGACGACGACCAAAGAAAACTGCGCAGCAGTTGATACCAATTTCCAAATCATTCCTACCGGCACCAACAAAAACAACACCAGTGCATAATACATACCGTGAAAACCCAGCGGCACTGCAGCCGCCACATCCGCCAGCAAAGCAAAAGGCAACACGGCCAGCCAGTTTATTTGCGCTGGACGATACAGCTGAGTAGCCAGTAATACCAGCAACATGATATCCGGCAATAATAGCCAGCTCGCATAAAAAGAAAGCACCATCATCACCAGCCACGCCAGCAATAACAGTAAGAGAAACGGTCTTGCGCCTGATCTATTCACCAGTCACCTCACCATCTGCGACATTTACTTGCGGCACTGGAGGGCCACTGGGCAGGGTATTTTCAGCCGCACGCCCTTCAGCGCGGTCAAGTAATAGCACTTCAAGAATTGATGAAAGACGCGCAACGGGCTCAAGCTGTATATCCATAAACGACAAGCGCGGATCACGATTCACCGCAACCACTCTTGCCACCGGATAGCCTCGCGGGAATACTCCACCCAACCCCGAACTGATCAGCACATCGTCTTTGCGGATATCGCTCCCTACTGTCATCTCAGGTAAGGTCAAAACCCCGGTACTGGCGCCGCCGACCACAACAGTACGCTGCTGCGTACGCTCTACATACACCGGGACACGGCTACGTGCATCACTAATTAGCATCACCCGAGCTTCATCGGGAAAAACCTCGACCACCTGCCCCACCAAACCATAAGGATCAATCACTGCTTGATTCACATAGACACCGTCATCACTACCGCGACTGATGGTTATAATTTCACGATAGCCATCAATCGAAGTATCGCGTAGCTCAGCAACAGAAACCGGCACACGAACATCAAGCACCGAATCCATCAGCATCCGCAAACGGCGGTTTTCAGCCTGTAAATGGCCAAGCATTTGGGTTTGTGCATGCAGCAAGCGGTTTTCCGCTTCAAGCTGCGTGGTTCGCGCCTCAAGATCGCCACTTTCCTGAATATGGCGAATCCCCGATGCAGTCATACGCAAAGGGAAATACACCACATCACGCACTGGCTGATAAACATATTGATACAAGCCATTCTCGATCGGACGCAACAGCGCCGTACGCGATGACAACGCCAGCAATATCGCAGACAAGCAGAAAAACAGCGCCATGCGCTTACGACCGGTATTTGGGCGGTTAGGCCGCCCTCCTGCGGTCAATAACATATACGGCCGAACACACTATCCATCAGGACATCAGGAAAGAAGCAACACCGCGTTGGTCAAGCAACTCAAGCACTTTACCACCACCGCGCGCAACGCAAGTCAGTGGATCTTCGGCGATGATCACATTGAGGCGCGTTTCTTCCATCAGTAAGCGGTCAATATCACGTAGCAATGCCCCACCACCGGTCAGGACAATACCGCGATCAGCAACGTCAGCCGCCAGTTCCGGTGGCGTCAGTTCCAATGCCTGCTTAAGCGCACGCACGATACCACCAAGTGGCTCCTGCAATGCTTCCAGCACCTCGTTGGAATTGATTGTAAAGCTGCGTGGCGCGCCTTCTTGCTGATTGGTACCGCGCACTTCCAGCTCACGAATATCACTCGAAGGATACGCACAGCCAATTTCTTTTTTAATTCTCTCGGCAGTTGGCAACCCAATCACAATGCCGAAATTGCGTCGTACATAGTCAATAATTGCACTGTCAAACTTATCACCGCCAACGCGAACGGATGCAGAGTAAACGATACCGTTGAGTGAAATCACCGCCACTTCAGACGTACCACCGCCGATATCAATCACCATCGAACCGTAGGCCTCATCAACTGGAATCCCTGCACCAATCGCAGCGGCCATGGGCTCTTGAATCAAAAAAACATCACGCGCGCCGGCTGACTGCGCCGCATCTCGGATCGCGCGCTTTTCAACTTGCGTCGCGCCCGATGGTACGCACACCAAAATCCGCGGGCTCGGCTTGAATAGCCCTCGCCGACCAATCGCCTGCTTGATGAAGTGCGTCAGCATCATTGAGGTAATCTTATAATCAGCAATCACACCATCCTGAAGCGGACGAATCGTCGATAAGTTACCCGGCGTACGACCGAGCATCTGCTTGGCCTGTGTGCCGTAGGCAACAATTTTTTTACGCCCATCTTGTGGATCTTCAGCGATGGCCACAACAGACGGCTGATCCAATACCAGCCCCTGTCCACGCACATAGACAAGTGTATTGGCCGTACCCAAGTCAATTGATAAATCGCTCGAAAACATGCCACCAAACAAAGAAAAAGCCATAATTATGTCGTCCCGATCACAGATAAATTCTGCTTAACCATAAAAAATAAAGAAAAAAGCCGTTGTAAAAATACTGCGTCAGAAACGCAAAGCAGGTGCAAATACAAGCCGGATATGATACCTTTTCAGGCGTTTTTTTGAAGGGTTTTTTCTAAACTATGAGCAAACTTGACCGTGACATCGTCACCAAAACCGCTTTCCTCGCCCGTTTGCAGCTAAGTGAACAGGAAACCGAGCGCCTTGAACGCGAGCTCGGTGACATCTTCACACTGTGCGCCGCTATCGACCGCGACGACATCCGCAGTAAAGCACCACTCGCGCACCCGCTCGGTGATACCCAGCGCCTGCGTCCGGACGTCGCCATCAAGCGCGACATGCACGCCAGCATCGCGCAAAATGCACCGCTGGAAGAAGACGGCTTCATTACCGTCCCTAAAGTTATCGAATAAGGAA contains:
- the mrdA gene encoding penicillin-binding protein 2 encodes the protein MNKSDWSDDPLRNQDADHGEHLQRSFARRAMLLAGITIAGVVGLFGRLFYLQVDRHEHYRTRSQSNRVRIKPLVPERGTIYDRHGRALTENILRHQVVVNPWQVDDLDALITELGGILPLSEEEIADFRTRYKRSRRYEFVVLKGSVNEAEHYRLAAVLYRFPGVAIEPTHERYYPYGSLLSHVLGYTNRINQKDLETLNPDDYHGLDSMGRAGIERQYEEALRGKPGFRQLEADVSGNLVRLLSEKPAVRGQDIYLTLDVDLQQRISDVMGDHRGACVALDPNNGEVLAMVSRPSFDANLFVRGITQRQYNRLLNHEHSPLYHRAVKGRYAPGSVIKPMMAMAGLHYGLYSQQSRVNCPGYYRIPDSSTKRRFHCWQRSGHGSLDMEHAIAESCDIYFYSLGYKLGVDRIHDYAQHFSLGEKTGVDLPDESSGILPSRAWKLKQHGSQWYIGDTINISIGQGFLTTTPLQLAQMTCIVANDGIVYTPHLLQQYYDPQVASFRAPPTIPGQQIPVYDAAAWRAAKHAMVSVMNSRYGTARRVGQGLDFTMAGKSGTVQVISFQDNRRILSKDLADEHQDNAMFIAFAPVDKPRIAVSMVVERGGGGSSVAAPLVAQVIDHYLHGSNNART
- the gatC gene encoding Asp-tRNA(Asn)/Glu-tRNA(Gln) amidotransferase subunit GatC, with the translated sequence MSKLDRDIVTKTAFLARLQLSEQETERLERELGDIFTLCAAIDRDDIRSKAPLAHPLGDTQRLRPDVAIKRDMHASIAQNAPLEEDGFITVPKVIE
- a CDS encoding rod shape-determining protein, whose product is MAFSLFGGMFSSDLSIDLGTANTLVYVRGQGLVLDQPSVVAIAEDPQDGRKKIVAYGTQAKQMLGRTPGNLSTIRPLQDGVIADYKITSMMLTHFIKQAIGRRGLFKPSPRILVCVPSGATQVEKRAIRDAAQSAGARDVFLIQEPMAAAIGAGIPVDEAYGSMVIDIGGGTSEVAVISLNGIVYSASVRVGGDKFDSAIIDYVRRNFGIVIGLPTAERIKKEIGCAYPSSDIRELEVRGTNQQEGAPRSFTINSNEVLEALQEPLGGIVRALKQALELTPPELAADVADRGIVLTGGGALLRDIDRLLMEETRLNVIIAEDPLTCVARGGGKVLELLDQRGVASFLMS
- the mreC gene encoding rod shape-determining protein MreC, whose protein sequence is MLLTAGGRPNRPNTGRKRMALFFCLSAILLALSSRTALLRPIENGLYQYVYQPVRDVVYFPLRMTASGIRHIQESGDLEARTTQLEAENRLLHAQTQMLGHLQAENRRLRMLMDSVLDVRVPVSVAELRDTSIDGYREIITISRGSDDGVYVNQAVIDPYGLVGQVVEVFPDEARVMLISDARSRVPVYVERTQQRTVVVGGASTGVLTLPEMTVGSDIRKDDVLISSGLGGVFPRGYPVARVVAVNRDPRLSFMDIQLEPVARLSSILEVLLLDRAEGRAAENTLPSGPPVPQVNVADGEVTGE